TCCAGAATCAACTGGTTAGCGATGGTGGCGATTCGGCCCATCGTAAAAAAGTCGTTGCCGTCCTGACAGTAGACGACCGGGTAGGACAAAAGCTCATTATAGCCTGGCGGAAGATACACTTTGACGGAGCGAGGGGAGTCTACATACCGGCTCGGCACCTCTTCTTTGACGATTGTCCTCTTTACATATTCTGACATGAGCACCACCTCCATGTGTACAAAATTCCAAAGTAATCCTTGAAAAAAACTGATACAGATCTTATAGTAAATGATAACAGGAAGGAAATAAACCCTGTAATATCAATACTATAACACAGAAAACAGTATTTCCCCTGAGGTATAACAGGGCGTGTGGAAACGGTTGTAAGCACTTTCAGCTAAGATGTTCCGAAAGACCGGATCTCCGCACGATTGCCTTTCCGCTTTTTAAATTCAGTGACGAGGTGAATGTGATGAGCGTTACCACTGCTGTAGAACAAACGGGCAACAACACGCCGCTGCAAATTCTTGCTCCGGACGGCACTGTTGTTCGTCCTGATCTCATGCCAAAGCTGTCCGATGATGAACTGCGCGAATTGATGCGCAAAATGGTCTTTACCCGCGTGTGGGACCAGCGTGCCATCAGCTTGAACCGTCAAGGCCGCCTGGGCTTCTATGCGCCGGTTGCGGGACAGGAAGCGGCGATGATCGGTTCCCAGTCTGCATTGGCCAAAGAAGATTTCATTCTGCCGAGCTACCGCGACATCCCGCAAATGGTTTGGCACGGTTTCCCGATGTACAAAGCATTCCTCTACTCCCGCGGCCATATCGAAGGCGGACGCATCCCGGAGGATGTCAATGTGCTGATGCCGCAAATCATCATCGCGGCCCAATGTACGCAAGCGACAGGGGTAGCGATGGGCTACAAGCTGCGCGGAGAAAAGCGCGTCGCGATCAACTACTTCGGTGACGGCGCGACCTCCCAAGGGGATTTCTACGAGGGCATGAACTTTGCCGGCGTATACAAGCTGCCGGTCATCTTCTTCTCGCAAAACAACGGCTACGCGATTTCCGTTCCGTTTGAAAAGCAGACCGCTGCCGAAAACGTTGCCGTCAAAGCAAAAGCGGCCGGCATTGCCAGCGCGCGCGTAGACGGTATGGACGTTCTGGCTGTTTACCACGTGGTACAGGAAGCCAGACAGCGCGGAATCGACGGCGAAGGCGCTACTCTGATCGAAGCCATGACCTACCGCTACGGACCGCACACCATGGCTGGCGACGACCCGACGCGCTACCGCACAGGCGAAGAGCAGAGCGAGTGGGAGCAAAAAGACCCGCTGATTCGTTTCCGCAAGTTCCTGGAAAACAAGGGCCTCTGGAGCGAAAAAGACGAAGAAGCAGTTATTGAAGAAGCAAAACAAGCGGTTGCGGATGCCATCAAAAAGGCAGACGAAGCACCGAAGATGAAAGTCAGCGAACTGATTGATGTGATGTTCGAAACACTGCCGCCTGAATTGGAAGAGCAAAAGGCGGAATATCTGGCGAAGGAGTCGAAGTAACCCATGGCACAAATGACAATGGTTCAAGCCATTACGGATGCATTGCGCGTCGAACTCAAGCGCGACGAAACCGTTCTCGTCTTCGGTGAAGACGTGGGTAAAAACGGCGGGGTATTCCGTGCGACAGAAGGCTTGCAGGCAGAATTTGGCGAGCAGCGCGTATTTGACACGCCGCTTGCGGAATCCGGAATCGGCGGTCTGGCTGTGGGTCTCTCCGTCAACGGCTTCCGTCCTGTAGCGGAAATTCAGTTCTTTGGATTCGTATTTGAAACCTTCGATGCAATCGCTTCCCAAGCGTCCCGCATGCGCTACCGTTCCGGCGGACGCTACCACAGCCCGGTTACCTTCCGCTCTCCATTCGGGGGCGGGGTAAAAACGCCGGAGCTGCATGCAGACTCTCTCGAAGGTCTGATCTTGCAAACGCCAGGGGTAAAAGTAGTTATCCCGTCCAACCCTTACGATGCGAAAGGACTCTTGATCTCCGCGATCCGCGACAATGATCCGGTTGTTTTCCTGGAGCATATGAAGCTGTACCGTTCGTTCCGCCAAGAAGTGCCGGAGGGCGAGTACACCATCCCGCTCGGCAAAGCCAACGTGGTGAAAGAGGGCAGTGATGTTACCATCATCACCTACGGCGCAATGGTTCATACCAGCCTGAAAGCGGCAGAAGAGCTGGAAAAAGCCCGCGGTGCGAAGGTAGAAGTCATCGACCTGCGGACCATCAATCCGATCGACATCGAGACGATCGTGGAATCCGTGAAGAAGACAAACCGTGCGATCGTAGTCCAAGAAGCGCAAAAAACATCCGGCGTCGCTGCCGAAATCATCGCTCAAATCAATGAACGCGCGATTCTTCACCTGGAAGCGCCTGTACTCCGCATCACCGCTCCGGATACCGTCTATCCGTTTGCGCAAGCGGAAGACATCTGGCTGCCTGACGTGAAGCGCGTCGTAGACGGTCTTACCCGCGTACTCGATTTCTAAGGTACCATCAGCATAACGGGCGGAAAGCGTTCCTTTCCGCCTTCTTTTGGCAAACCTATAAACAACCTCATTGAGGAGGAGATTACGTGAGTCGTTTTACATTCAGACTCCCGGAGCTTGGCGAGGGCATCCATGAAGGCGAAATCGTCAAATGGCATGTAAAGCCGGGGGATACCGTAGAAGAAGACCAAGTCATTATGGAAGTGCAAAATGACAAAGCAGTAGTGGAAGTTCCGTCTCCTGTAAAAGGGAAAGTGCTCGAGCTGAAAGTGACAGAAGGAACGGTCTCTGTCGTGGGAGATCCGCTCATCGAGTTCGAAGTGGAAGGCGAGATTCCGAATCTGCCGGACCATGGCCATGGCGACAGCCAGCCAGCGGAGCCTGCGGCTGAAGAGAAAATGGAACCGGGCTGCGACATCGGTTCGCAAGTGAGCGCCAATGCCAATCAGGCCCTCGACACGCCGCTTGCCCAAGCGACGGCAACCGCTCCTGCAGCCGCACCGATCGAGCGCAAACACGTACTGGCTACGCCATCCGTGCGCAAATACGCTCGCGAAAAAGGCGTGCAGCTGGCAAATGTGCCGGGCACAGGGAAACTGGGCCGCATCACCCGTGAAGATATTGACCGTTTCCTCGCTGGCGGCGCAGCAGCTCCTGCAGTACAGGCAGCAGCGGCACCTGCAGCACAGGCAGCATCAACAACCGCTCCTGCAGCAGCTCCAGAAGCGCAAGAGGCGACGGGCGTGGAGCAAGCGGCGGCGACCCCGACCGTTCACTACGCTGCACAAGCATTCGAAGTGGAAGAGCGCGTGCCGCTGAAAGGCATCCGAAAAGCGATCGCCAAAGCGATGGTCAAATCCGCGTACACCGCTCCGCATGTGACGATTTTCGACGAAGTGGACGTGACCGCTCTGGTCGCCATGCGCAAAGACGCAAAGCCGCTGGCGGAAGATCGCGGCGTGAAGCTGACCTATCTGCCGTTTATCGTGAAGGCCGTCGTGGCGGGTCTGAAAAAATTCCCGGAACTGAACGCGTCCATCGACGACGAAAAACAAGAAATTGTGTACAAAAAATACTATAACATCGGGATTGCCACTTCGACCGACCAAGGTCTGCTCGTGCCGGTCGTCAAAGCAGCCGAGCGCAAGTCCATTTTTGAGATCGCCGGAGAAATCACGGAACTGGCAGTCAAAGCGCGCGATCGCAAAGCATCGGCCGATGAGCTGAAAGGCTCTACCTTCAGCATTACCAATATCGGATCTGCAGGCGGCATGTTCTTTACGCCGATCATCAACTATCCGGAAGTAGCGATCCTCGGTGTAGGCCGGATCAGCGAAAAGCCGGTCGTGAAAAACGGAGAAATCGTAGTTGGCCAAGTGCTGTCGCTTTCTCTCAGCTTTGACCACCGTCTGGTTGACGGCGAACCTGCACAGCGATTCATCAACTACGTGAAGCAGTTGCTGGAAAACCCGACGCTGCTCGTCATGGAGGGATAACAAGCGATGGTAGTAGGAGAATTTACCACAGAAGTTGACGTGCTCGTCATTGGTGCAGGTCCCGGCGGCTACGTGGCAGCGATCCGCGCTGCCCAGCTCGGCAAAACAGTGGCTGTCGTGGAAAAGGCCAACCTGGGTGGCGTATGTCTCAACGTAGGCTGCATCCCTTCCAAAGCGATGGTTCATGCTGCGCATACCTATGAGCAATCGCAGCATACCGAGAGCATGGGAATTACCATGGAGAACGTCAAGGTTGACTTTGCCAAAGTCCAAGAATGGAAAAACGGCATCGTCAATCAATTGACTGGCGGCGTAGCCAAGCTGTTTAAAGGCAATAAAATCCAAGTGATCCCGGGCGAAGCGCTGTTCGTCAACGAAAACGAAGTCCGCGTCTTCCACGGCTATGATGTAAACCGCTACCGCTTCAACCACTGCATCATCGCGACCGGTTCCCGTCCGATCGAACTGCCGGCATTCCCGTTCGGCAAACGCGTGCTCTCTTCGACGGAGGCGCTTGCGCTGACGGAGATTCCGAAGAGCCTCGTCGTCATTGGCGGCGGCTACATCGGCGTAGAGCTGGGCACCGTCTTCGCCAAATTCGGCACGAAGGTGACCATTTTGGAAGGATCTGACCAAATCCTGCCGGGTTTCGAAGCAGAGATGACTCGTCTCGTCGATCGC
This sequence is a window from Brevibacillus composti. Protein-coding genes within it:
- the pdhA gene encoding pyruvate dehydrogenase (acetyl-transferring) E1 component subunit alpha; its protein translation is MSVTTAVEQTGNNTPLQILAPDGTVVRPDLMPKLSDDELRELMRKMVFTRVWDQRAISLNRQGRLGFYAPVAGQEAAMIGSQSALAKEDFILPSYRDIPQMVWHGFPMYKAFLYSRGHIEGGRIPEDVNVLMPQIIIAAQCTQATGVAMGYKLRGEKRVAINYFGDGATSQGDFYEGMNFAGVYKLPVIFFSQNNGYAISVPFEKQTAAENVAVKAKAAGIASARVDGMDVLAVYHVVQEARQRGIDGEGATLIEAMTYRYGPHTMAGDDPTRYRTGEEQSEWEQKDPLIRFRKFLENKGLWSEKDEEAVIEEAKQAVADAIKKADEAPKMKVSELIDVMFETLPPELEEQKAEYLAKESK
- a CDS encoding alpha-ketoacid dehydrogenase subunit beta; this encodes MAQMTMVQAITDALRVELKRDETVLVFGEDVGKNGGVFRATEGLQAEFGEQRVFDTPLAESGIGGLAVGLSVNGFRPVAEIQFFGFVFETFDAIASQASRMRYRSGGRYHSPVTFRSPFGGGVKTPELHADSLEGLILQTPGVKVVIPSNPYDAKGLLISAIRDNDPVVFLEHMKLYRSFRQEVPEGEYTIPLGKANVVKEGSDVTIITYGAMVHTSLKAAEELEKARGAKVEVIDLRTINPIDIETIVESVKKTNRAIVVQEAQKTSGVAAEIIAQINERAILHLEAPVLRITAPDTVYPFAQAEDIWLPDVKRVVDGLTRVLDF
- a CDS encoding dihydrolipoamide acetyltransferase family protein translates to MSRFTFRLPELGEGIHEGEIVKWHVKPGDTVEEDQVIMEVQNDKAVVEVPSPVKGKVLELKVTEGTVSVVGDPLIEFEVEGEIPNLPDHGHGDSQPAEPAAEEKMEPGCDIGSQVSANANQALDTPLAQATATAPAAAPIERKHVLATPSVRKYAREKGVQLANVPGTGKLGRITREDIDRFLAGGAAAPAVQAAAAPAAQAASTTAPAAAPEAQEATGVEQAAATPTVHYAAQAFEVEERVPLKGIRKAIAKAMVKSAYTAPHVTIFDEVDVTALVAMRKDAKPLAEDRGVKLTYLPFIVKAVVAGLKKFPELNASIDDEKQEIVYKKYYNIGIATSTDQGLLVPVVKAAERKSIFEIAGEITELAVKARDRKASADELKGSTFSITNIGSAGGMFFTPIINYPEVAILGVGRISEKPVVKNGEIVVGQVLSLSLSFDHRLVDGEPAQRFINYVKQLLENPTLLVMEG